Proteins encoded in a region of the Drosophila busckii strain San Diego stock center, stock number 13000-0081.31 chromosome 2L, ASM1175060v1, whole genome shotgun sequence genome:
- the LOC108604438 gene encoding uncharacterized protein LOC108604438, with translation MMVNYLVEKAKSYPLTIVMVEPRQLQLPAAAASSATSETLAWDSFVLPQNVYARDVLRLISGLANVVQLLTRINDIATHELLQHPERVQGFQMMRRLLAYTDETHTQLVQRTLDSPLRESRPVRLQLGNTFYTRSSLSGFLEIETANDAASDGNDN, from the exons ATGATGGTTAACTATCTAGTTGAGAAAGCCAAG TCATATCCACTAACAATTGTTATGGTCGAGCCGAGACAGCTGCAGCTCCCGGCGGCGGCTGCGTCCTCAGCCACAAGCGAAACTCTTGCTTGGGATTCGTTTGTGCTGCCACAGAATGTGTACGCTAGAGATGTATTGCGTTTGATCAGTGGCTTGGCCAATGTGGTGCAGTTACTGACGCGTATTAATGACATTGCTACgcatgagctgctgcagcatccgGAACGCGTGCAGGGCTTTCAGATGATGCGTAGACTGCTCGCCTATACGGATGAGACCCATACGCAATTAGTGCAG cgcaCACTGGACTCACCGTTGAGGGAGTCAAGACCAGTAAGACTCCAGCTGGGGAATACGTTTTACACCAGGAGCAGTTTGAGTGGATTTTTAGAAATTGAAACAGCAAATGATGCAGCAAGCGATGGAAATGATAACTAG
- the LOC108595906 gene encoding glyoxylate reductase/hydroxypyruvate reductase isoform X1 yields MSKNYLFLLAITLLINLNDASLLRRAKNRTMSAKPYKVLISHPEVPQSAIELLKESCELVQVTSLPPNRAEVLEKIRGVDGLFWGGHSPLNAEVLDAAGPKLKSISTMSAGIDYVDLAEVKRRKIPLGHTPTVLDPAVADIAVGLLIAAGRRFHEGRKKIDSNNWENYHLNWLLGQDVRDSVVGFFGFGGIGQAIAKRLSGFDIDHVLYTTRRRINKELEQELNAKKVEFDELLAKSDFIVIAAPLTEQTRGVFNTTAFNKMKQTAVLVNIARGAIINQNDLYNALKTNRIFSAGLDVMDPEPLPANDKLLTLDNIVVLPHIGSATNRTRSDMATIAAHNVLRGLAGERMLSPAY; encoded by the exons ATGTCTAAGAATTACTTATTTCTCCTCGCCATCACCTTGTTGATAAACCTGAACGATGCTTCACTTTTGCGCAGAGCCAAAAATCGCACCATGTCCGCCAAGCCCTACAAAGTGTTGATCTCGCATCCGGAGGTGCCGCAGTCGGCCATTGAGCTGCTCAAGGAGAGCTGTGAGCTGGTGCAGGTAACCAGCTTGCCGCCCAACCGTGCTGAAGTGCTGGAGAAGATCAGAGGCGTGGATGGTTTGTTCTGGGGCGGACACTCGCCACTCAATGCTGAGGTGCTGGATGCAGCGGGTCCCAAACTGAAATCGATTTCCACCATGTCTGCGGGCATTGACTATGTGGACTTGGCTGAGGTTAAGCGTCGCAAGATTCCACTGGGACACACACCCACAGTGCTGGATCCAGCGGTGGCAGATATAGCAGTGGGTCTGCTCATAGCTGCGGGTCGTCGCTTCCATGAGGGACGCAAGAAGATTGACAG CAACAACTGGGAGAACTATCATTTGAACTGGTTGTTGGGTCAGGATGTGCGCGACTCTGTTGTTGgtttctttggctttggcggcATTGGTCAGGCCATAGCCAAGCGTTTGTCTGGCTTTGACATTGATCatgttttatatacaacacGTCGTCGCATTAACAAGGAACTCGAGCAAGAGCTCAATGCCAAGAAGGTGGAGTTCGacgagctgctggccaagagcGATTTCATTGTCATTGCCGCGCCCTTGACTGAACAGACGCGTGGCGTCTTCAATACCACAGCGTTCAACAAAATGAAGCAAACTGCGGTGCTGGTAAATATTGCGCGTGGCG caATTATTAATCAGAATGATTTGTATAATGCGCTGAAGACCAACAGAATCTTTTCCGCTGGCTTGGATGTCATGGATCCGGAACCTTTGCCTGCCAATGACAAATTATTGACGCTGGACAACATAG TTGTTCTACCCCACATTGGTTCCGCCACCAATCGCACCCGCTCCGACATGGCCACAATTGCGGCCCACAATGTGCTGAGAGGTTTAGCCGGAGAGCGTATGCTCTCGCCTGCTTATTAA
- the LOC108595906 gene encoding glyoxylate reductase/hydroxypyruvate reductase isoform X2, whose protein sequence is MSAKPYKVLISHPEVPQSAIELLKESCELVQVTSLPPNRAEVLEKIRGVDGLFWGGHSPLNAEVLDAAGPKLKSISTMSAGIDYVDLAEVKRRKIPLGHTPTVLDPAVADIAVGLLIAAGRRFHEGRKKIDSNNWENYHLNWLLGQDVRDSVVGFFGFGGIGQAIAKRLSGFDIDHVLYTTRRRINKELEQELNAKKVEFDELLAKSDFIVIAAPLTEQTRGVFNTTAFNKMKQTAVLVNIARGAIINQNDLYNALKTNRIFSAGLDVMDPEPLPANDKLLTLDNIVVLPHIGSATNRTRSDMATIAAHNVLRGLAGERMLSPAY, encoded by the exons ATGTCCGCCAAGCCCTACAAAGTGTTGATCTCGCATCCGGAGGTGCCGCAGTCGGCCATTGAGCTGCTCAAGGAGAGCTGTGAGCTGGTGCAGGTAACCAGCTTGCCGCCCAACCGTGCTGAAGTGCTGGAGAAGATCAGAGGCGTGGATGGTTTGTTCTGGGGCGGACACTCGCCACTCAATGCTGAGGTGCTGGATGCAGCGGGTCCCAAACTGAAATCGATTTCCACCATGTCTGCGGGCATTGACTATGTGGACTTGGCTGAGGTTAAGCGTCGCAAGATTCCACTGGGACACACACCCACAGTGCTGGATCCAGCGGTGGCAGATATAGCAGTGGGTCTGCTCATAGCTGCGGGTCGTCGCTTCCATGAGGGACGCAAGAAGATTGACAG CAACAACTGGGAGAACTATCATTTGAACTGGTTGTTGGGTCAGGATGTGCGCGACTCTGTTGTTGgtttctttggctttggcggcATTGGTCAGGCCATAGCCAAGCGTTTGTCTGGCTTTGACATTGATCatgttttatatacaacacGTCGTCGCATTAACAAGGAACTCGAGCAAGAGCTCAATGCCAAGAAGGTGGAGTTCGacgagctgctggccaagagcGATTTCATTGTCATTGCCGCGCCCTTGACTGAACAGACGCGTGGCGTCTTCAATACCACAGCGTTCAACAAAATGAAGCAAACTGCGGTGCTGGTAAATATTGCGCGTGGCG caATTATTAATCAGAATGATTTGTATAATGCGCTGAAGACCAACAGAATCTTTTCCGCTGGCTTGGATGTCATGGATCCGGAACCTTTGCCTGCCAATGACAAATTATTGACGCTGGACAACATAG TTGTTCTACCCCACATTGGTTCCGCCACCAATCGCACCCGCTCCGACATGGCCACAATTGCGGCCCACAATGTGCTGAGAGGTTTAGCCGGAGAGCGTATGCTCTCGCCTGCTTATTAA
- the LOC108595855 gene encoding LOW QUALITY PROTEIN: glyoxylate reductase/hydroxypyruvate reductase (The sequence of the model RefSeq protein was modified relative to this genomic sequence to represent the inferred CDS: inserted 1 base in 1 codon; deleted 1 base in 1 codon) encodes MSVSRAFKVLISHPHVPTPALELFLRSRGXELILCQSVPPSREEILSKLPGMDAIYWAHYQPLNAGILDAAGPQLKAVSTMSSGIDFADVPEFQRRRIPLGHTPGVVKNSVADLAIGLMIAAGRNFHAGRSEIEASQWVTERITWQMGHEIRDSVIGFFGFGGISQAIAKRLQSWDVAKIIYTTRTRKQNDVDFKAEHVPFQRLLQESDFLVVAAPLTAETREKFDAHAFEQMKRSAVFVNVARGGLVKQRDLHAALSTGQIFAAGLDVTTPEPLPADDPILKLPNCVVLPHLGTQTMKTTIEMSLMAANNILNALEGKPMIKSAY; translated from the exons ATGAGCGTCTCAAGGGCTTTCAAGGTGCTCATATCGCATCCGCACGTGCCGACGCCGGCGCTGGAGCTGTTTTTGCGTTCCCGTG CGGAGCTGATTCTATGCCAAAGTGTGCCGCCATCGCGTGAGGAGATTCTTAGCAAGCTGCCCGGCATGGATGCCATCTACTGGGCGCATTATCAGCCCTTGAATGCAGGCATTTTGGATGCCGCTGGGCCACAATTGAAAGCAGTCAGCACTATGTCGTCAGGCATTGACTTTGCTGATGTGCCAGAGTTCCAACGCCGGCGCATACCTTTGGGTCATACGCCTGGTGTGGTGAAAAATTCAGTTGCAGACTTGGCCATTGGCTTGATGATTGCAGCTGGTCGCAATTTTCATGCCGGACGCAGTGAGATTGAAGC ttcACAGTGGGTGACGGAGCGCATCACCTGGCAGATGGGTCATGAAATCCGCGACTCAGTGATTGGcttctttggctttggcggcATTAGCCAGGCCATTGCCAAGCGTCTACAAAGCTGGGATGTGGCTAAAATAATCTACACAACGCGTACGCGCAAGCAGAACGATGTGGACTTCAAGGCTGAGCATGTGCCCTTCCAGCGATTGCTGCAGGAGAGCGACTTTCTTGTCGTAGCTGCTCCACTTACAGCTGAAACGCGTGAGAAGTTCGATGCCCACGCCTTTGAGCAAATGAAACGCAGCGCTGTGTTTGTCAATGTGGCCAGAGGAG gTCTGGTCAAGCAGCGTGACTTGCATGCGGCTCTAAGCACAGGCCAAATCTTTGCTGCCGGCTTGGATGTTACCACACCAGAGCCGCTGCCGGCTGATGACCCTATTCTGAAGCTGCCCAACTGTG ttgtGCTGCCCCACTTGGGCACACAGACAATGAAGACT ACTATTGAAATGAGCCTCATGGCTGCCAATAATATACTCAATGCGCTGGAAGGCAAACCCATGATTAAGTCAGCCTATTAG
- the LOC108606547 gene encoding LOW QUALITY PROTEIN: intraflagellar transport protein 80 homolog (The sequence of the model RefSeq protein was modified relative to this genomic sequence to represent the inferred CDS: deleted 4 bases in 2 codons), with translation MKLKTRICKKNSLKTLDATEESQAPSGNYPLSCVDWSSNEEIYFVSDDHQIYKWSDVSRDSVEVAKLPDDFIPTDLHWLLLGGRSSGGGKGSDTLLICSNDGRFIILNKSARVERSIAAHTAPISAGRWSPDGAGLLTAAEDGVIKIWSRSGMLRSTVVQSDEPIRCARWSPNSTAIAFSQGGHISIKPLAANSKLIRWRAHDGLVLSLSWSAQSNIIASGGEDFRFKIWDAQGASLYSSAAEEYAITSVAFNPEKDLLLVGTVTCSSLCHSTGWCYNSERFTAPSVGSFHTLAWSADGTQVACGTATGQLIMGYAVEQQLYSRNLKASSTSRKSIALQDIANGSRDVLEFPQRVINFALGYGHLVVATTHQLHIYNEKYINTPIIIDGRNDVRVIEVGKKHFMVLDATSIWVYSYTGRLHLNPRYPGSQAQLPLLNWRSLSLGLDVLAIRDNSETTLLHLFDLIPGASRQYEPQSLRAKQPLAEIAACRAGSADDQFVAFIDSNRELYISETRNLNGGSANNGHNEIYKIGTQLTAIKWASETNILVGVHDSCYSIWYCPGEGASDPTIIALTTVTLDTAEFGKHVDIDSFEDAVITFRCAGALLPVNINIYCEVLHRTLQEGQGQWQQALKICRLAQHTSLWATLAAVATRKHQLQISEEAYSAALQIDKVSYLQHLKTLTPSSPEQMAENSLMLGRMLEAELFLLHNQKFQQAVGLALRMHNWKRALEIAQKHETAEPGLDLLQRVLEQRRKYLKALARDEWEPLYLSYAVKDESPSE, from the exons atgaAGCTAAAAACTCGCATCTGCAAAAAGAATTCGTTGAAGACTTTGGATGCCACAGAGGAAAGCCAAGCGCCTAGTGGAAATTATCCACTGAGCTGCGTCGATTGGAGCAGCAATGAGGAGATTTACTTTGTCAG CGACGATCATCAGATCTACAAGTGGAGCGATGTGAGTCGCGATTCAGTGGAGGTGGCCAAGCTGCCGGATGACTTTATACCCACGGATTTGCATTGGCTGCTCTTGGGTGGTCGCAGCAGCGGCGGTGGCAAGGGCAGCGATACGCTGCTCATTTGCAGCAACGACGGGCGCTTCATTATTTTGAACAAGAGTGCGCGAGTGGAGCGCAGCATTGCCGCCCACACAGCGCCAATTAGTGCGGGTCGCTGGAGTCCCGATGGTGCGGGCTTACTCACAGCCGCCGAGGATGGCGTCATCAAAATCTGGTCACGCTCCGGCATGTTGCGCTCCACGGTAGTGCAGAGTGATGAGCCCATACGCTGTGCCCGCTGGTCGCCCAACTCAACGGCCATTGCATTCAGCCAAGGTGGTCATATATCCATCAAGCCGCTTGCAGCCAATAGCAAACTAATAAGG TGGCGTGCTCATGATGGTCTAGTGCTGTCGCTTAGCTGGTCGGCCCAATCGAATATTATCGCCTCGGGTGGTGAGGACTTTCGCTTTAAGATCTGGGATGCTCAAGGCGCCAGTCTCTACAGCAGCGCAGCGGAGGAGTATGCCATAACTAGCGTGGCCTTCAATCCCGAGAAGGACTTGCTGCTGGTGGGCACCGTT ACATGCTCAAGCTTGTGCCACAGCACGGGC TGGTGCTACAACAGCGAGCGCTTTACGGCGCCCAGCGTGGGCTCGTTTCACACCCTGGCCTGGTCGGCAGATGGCACGCAGGTGGCCTGCGGCACAGCTACGGGTCAGTTAATCATGGGCTATGccgtggagcagcagctgtactCGCGTAATCTCAAGGCCAGCAGCACAAGTCGCAAGTCCATTGCGCTGCAGGATATAGCAAATGGCAGCAGAGATGTGCTGGAGTTTCCACAGCGTGTCATCAACTTTGCTTTGGGTTATGGTCATCTAGTGGTGGCTACGACGCATCAGCTGCACATCTACAATGAGAAATATATTAATACGCCCATTATAATTGATGGACGCAACGATGTGCGCGTCATTGAAGTGGGCAAGAA ACACTTTATGGTGCTGGACGCCACCTCCATTTGGGTTTACAGCTATACGGGTCGTCTGCATTTGAATCCACGCTATCCTGGCTCGCAAGCGCAGCTGCCCTTGCTCAACTGgcgcagcttgagcttgggccTGGATGTCTTGGCCATACGCGACAACTCAGAGACAACTTTACTGCACCTATTCGATCTTATTCCTGGCGCCTCGCGTCAATATGAGCCGCAGTCGCTGCGCGCCAAGCAGCCGCTGGCAGAGATTGCAGCCTGTCGAGCAGGCAGCGCCGATGATCAGTTTGTTGCCTTCATCGACAGCAATCGCGAGCTGTACATCAGTGAAACGCGTAATCTGAATGGCGGCTCAGCCAACAATGGCcacaatgaaatttataaaataggCACGCAGCTCACAGCCATCAAGTGGGCAAGTGAAACGAATATTCTAGTGGGCGTGCATGACTCCTGCTACAGCATTTGGTACTGCCCAGGCGAAGGTGCCTCCGATCCCACCATCATAGCACTCACCACAGTTACACTGGATACGGC CGAGTTTGGCAAGCATGTGGACATTGATAGCTTCGAGGATGCTGTCATTACCTTTCGCTGCGCTGGCGCTCTCTTGCCTGTTAACATTAACATCTACTGCGAGGTTCTCCATCGCACTTTGCAAGAGGGTCAAGGTCAGTGGCAACAGGCACTGAAGATTTGTCGCCTTGCTCAGCATACAAGTCTGTGGGCCACTTTGGCTGCGGTTGCCACACGCAAGCATCAGCTGCAGATTAGCGAGGAAGCTTACTCAGCCGCTTTGCAGATCGACAAAGTCAGTTATCTGCAGCATTTGAAGACTTTGACACCCTCGAGTCCCGAGCAAATGGCGGAGAACTCGTTGATGCTGGGCCGCATGCTGGAGGCGGAA CTATTCCTGCTGCACAATCAAAAGTTCCAGCAGGCCGTGGGCTTGGCTCTTCGCATGCACAACTGGAAGCGCGCCTTGGAGATTGCCCAGAAGCATGAGACGGCTGAGCCTGGCTTGGATTTGCTGCAGCGTGTGCTGGAGCAGCGACGAAAGTATCTTAAGGCTTTGGCGCGCGATGAATGGGAGCCATTGTATCTAAGCTATGCAGTAAAGGATGAAAGTCCCAGTGAATGA
- the LOC108606511 gene encoding uncharacterized protein LOC108606511: protein MSSPHAISVLLLGLLSLALSFNAASASLRCWRCSTDVSNGEFCNDPFQPDSISEQLRYWSYVNCTNSVGVKSVNARPVCKKLVQEVYGKRVISRSCFYEDVDDSPDKCAMDTTSSYIKTVYCRTCTTDGCNAASGVSRLLWLLLLPLLAALRQLCK from the exons ATGTCGTCGCCCCATGCCATCAGTGTCTTGCTATTGGGGTTGCTATCCCTAGCGCTTAGCTTCAATGCAG CCTCTGCATCGCTacgttgctggcgctgctcgaCAGATGTGTCCAACGGCGAGTTCTGCAACGATCCCTTCCAGCCAGATTCGATATCGGAGCAGCTGCGCTATTGGAGCTATGTGAACTGCACCAACTCGGTGGGCGTCAAGTCGGTGAATGCGCGTCCCGTCTGCAAGAAGCTTGTGCAAGAAG TCTATGGCAAGCGTGTGATTTCGCGCTCCTGCTTCTATGAGGATGTGGATGACTCGCCGGACAAGTGCGCCATGGACACAACCTCATCGTATATTAAGACCGTTTATTGCCGCACGTGCACCACGGATGGTTGCAATGCGGCGTCTGGAGTCTCGAgattgctgtggctgctgctgctgccgctgcttgccGCACTGAGGCAGCTATGCAAATGA
- the LOC108603622 gene encoding uncharacterized protein LOC108603622 has translation MSATMKYIFAGLCLLLSTCNIRAHQHQALQCWHCSSATVGSDGFCGVTFQEDNIPYEQLKESNSNPLRTCNSSINSDHERPVCRKTVDETNDGKLITKRFCYYTNKSDPVELCNMTKPDNNMRRIFCEDCLSDRCNGSARLAAILAAILLPSLAVAHYLAI, from the exons atGTCAGCAACTATGAAATACATTTTCGCCGGtctgtgcctgctgctgagCACCTGTAATATCAGAG CACATCAGCATCAAGCCTTGCAGTGCTGGCATTGCAGTTCGGCCACCGTTGGCTCCGATGGCTTTTGTGGTGTCACCTTCCAGGAGGACAACATACCCTATGAGCAACTGAAggagagcaacagcaatccGCTGCGCACCTGCAATAGCAGCATTAACTCCGATCACGAGCGTCCTGTTTGCCGCAAAACTGTGGATGAAA CTAACGATGGCAAACTCATAACCAAACGCTTTTGCTACTACACCAACAAATCGGATCCTGTGGAGCTTTGCAACATGACCAAACCCGACAACAATATGCGCCGAATATTCTGCGAGGATTGTCTATCAGATCGTTGCAATGGCTCCGCACGTCTGGCTGCCATTTTGGCTGCCATTTTGCTGCCCTCATTAGCCGTGGCACATTACTTGGCCATCTAA
- the LOC108602949 gene encoding uncharacterized protein LOC108602949 — protein MLNAAKCILALAVIISLTSMAFAIKCFQCESLSSPKCGIHFEEESTFLVDCAGIGPPRYLQNFYPVRNATGCMKKTIESFNGQPQVLRSCYFGDTANIQNACQPDAALPYVKQLGCDVCTKDECNGSSALTPALTVGALLLLGVARVLA, from the exons ATGTTAAACgcagcaaagtgtattttggCTCTGGCCGTTATCATTAGCCTGACCAGCATGG CCTTTGCTATCAAGTGCTTTCAATGCGAGTCTCTCTCATCGCCAAAGTGTGGCATACACTTTGAAGAGGAATCCACATTTCTGGTGGACTGCGCTGGCATTGGACCTCCGCGTTATCTGCAAAACTTTTATCCCGTTCGCAATGCCACTGGCTGCATGAAGAAGACCATCGAGAGCT TTAACGGACAGCCACAGGTGCTGCGTAGCTGTTACTTTGGCGATACGGCGAATATACAAAACGCCTGTCAACCGGACGCTGCGCTGCCTTATGTGAAGCAATTGGGCTGCGATGTTTGCACCAAGGACGAGTGCAACGGCTCCAGTGCCTTGACTCCAGCGCTGACTGTgggcgcgctgctgctgctgggcgtggcacgtGTGCTGGCCTAA
- the LOC108606530 gene encoding uncharacterized protein LOC108606530, whose amino-acid sequence MAFSIKQLLAICILATLACTGYAIKCYQCESITSPKCGEHFEADARNLVDCSRFAPPSFLQSFYPVRNATGCMKKVIDVPGRPQIVRSCYFGDISHTETGCRADPALPFVKQMSCDVCAKDECNGSSSLAPIAGAILLFFGVARLLA is encoded by the exons atggcGTTTTCTATCAAACAACTGCTGGCTATATGCATTTTGGCCACCTTGGCCTGCACTG GCTATGCCATTAAGTGCTACCAATGCGAGTCGATCACCAGTCCCAAGTGTGGTGAACACTTTGAGGCCGATGCCAGAAATCTGGTGGACTGCTCTCGCTTTGCGCCGCCCAGTTTCCTGCAGAGCTTCTATCCCGTGCGCAATGCCACTGGCTGCATGAAGAAAGTCATTGATG TGCCCGGTCGTCCGCAAATCGTGCGCAGCTGCTACTTTGGTGACATCAGCCACACGGAGACGGGCTGCCGTGCCGATCCTGCTCTGCCCTTTGTCAAGCAAATGAGCTGCGATGTGTGCGCCAAGGACGAATGCAATGGCTCCAGCTCTTTGGCTCCCATTGCTGGCGCAATTCTGTTGTTCTTTGGCGTTGCACGTCTCTTGGCCTAA
- the LOC108603214 gene encoding uncharacterized protein LOC108603214 — protein sequence MLLLRALLLVTLAAAVFAVTCYECDSVNDLYCGVDDFQSNDIAKTDCDAMELPQADQPVIYLERPETACLTKYYKDPLAAAADASFVRRSCAFGDLTACDTQPDPVMPQLGFLGCVFCHGDLCNASPRHALASFSLLLALALSIIIHLNF from the exons atgttgctgttgcgcgcTTTGCTGCTCGTCACGCTGGCCGCCGCAG TCTTTGCTGTTACTTGCTATGAATGCGATTCGGTGAATGATTTATATTGCGGCGTGGATGATTTTCAATCGAATGATATTGCCAAAACGGATTGCGATGCCATGGAGCTGCCCCAAGCAGATCAGCCAGTCATCTATCTGGAGAGACCAGAGACAGCTTGTTTAACCAAATACTACAAGGATC ctttagctgctgctgccgatgcGTCCTTTGTGCGTCGCTCCTGCGCCTTTGGCGACTTGACTGCTTGCGATACACAACCGGATCCGGTTATGCCGCAGCTCGGCTTCCTAGGCTGTGTCTTTTGTCACGGCGATCTGTGCAACGCCAGCCCACGTCATGCGCTTGCCTCATTCTCCTTGCTGCTGGCACTTGCGCTCTcaataattatacatttaaatttttga